Genomic segment of Saprospira sp. CCB-QB6:
TAGGCTGCGCCAAAGAAAAAGTTGGGAGAAAAGAGTCGGCCGAGGATGGTCAGGGCTTCTGCCTTTTGGGTACTGCCGAGGCCTTCCTGCATCAATTGGGCAAAAAAGGCGGATTCTCCGCCGACTCGAGGGCTATTGAGAATTTGGTCAATGGTACTAATCAAGAGGACCGAGCTCATGAGTAGGCCAGCAGCTCCCCAGATCATTAGCCCAAGATAGAGTTGGATAATGGCTTTTTTATCTTTTTGGTCTAGCTCCAAGAGGCGGAAAATGCTATAAACGCCTACAAAAAGGCCAATAATATAGAGATCCACAGGCATATTGAGGGCCAAAAAAAAGACCGAGAGGCCGAAAGTCTCTCCTTTTTGTTTGGCGAGCAAGCGCTCGAAGCCCCAGAGGCAAAGCGCCATAAAAACGGCTTGGGTGCTGAAGACATACCAGCCTGCGCCAATGAGCAGAAAGCCAGAGAAAGCGAAAGCTAATCCCCCCGCCATTTGGGCCAGGGGCGCCAACTGTCTATAGCCTAAAAAGCGAAAGAAAAAGAAAGCGGCCAGAAAAAGCTTGAGCGCTTCCATCCAAGCGATGCCATAGGCCAGCTGTTTTGGACCGAGGAGATAGAGGGGCCATTGGAAGGGGTCGCCTAGGCTAAGGGGGAGAATATTTTGTCCCATCCCTTGTTGGAAAGACCAAGTAGGGAGTCCCTCTTTTTGGAGGTAATCGGCAACATGATGGAGTTGGGGGTAAAATACATTGAGGGTATCGCTCCCAATATCTTTAAAAAGAAAAAGGTCTGGACCAAAGAGAAAAGCGCTAAAGGCCAAGAGTAAAAGGACTGAAGTCAGGCCCAAAAAGATATAAGTCTTATAGGGCAGCCATTTTTGGGGAATAAGCGAAGAGGACATAAGGCAAATAATTAAGGAAGTGATCTATTTAAGGGACTTCCGTTTAACTAAATTTGACTAAAAAAGGCTCTTCTCAGCTAAGAGAAGAGCCTATAGAAAAGATTGCTTGTTATAACTAGTTAGAGCGTTTGTTGGCCAAATAGCTTACTCGGCGGAAGTTGGCTCTACGCAGCTCTGTTTTTACATCGGTGATGAGTCCCATTTTCACTTCCCCATCAATTTTCATGGCACAAGTCATTTCGTTGTGGCGTTCGGGGTTAATAGCCGAACGTTCTACATTGACAAATTGCATGATATCATCAGGAGTAGCAAAAGCATCGTTGAGTTGGATCTTAGGAGCTGAACCAAACTGAGCTTGATAAATGGGTGAAGGAGGACCGATGAAGATGTGGCTCACCATAGATTTTTTCTCCAGCTTTTCCAATTCGGTAGCTTGGGGAATTCTCACCCGCACTTTTACATCCGCATCACGCATTTTGGTTACTACCATAAAGAAGCAGAGCAACATAAAAACGATATCGGGTAAAGAGGCAGTGGTGATACCGGGGGCATCCTTCTTTTTATTCTTCTTAAATTTAGACATGGTCTAGTGGTTTAAGATTTAATCAAATCGAGTGGGCTCCGCTTCAGAGAGGAATTTTGGATAATCCTCACGGATAGCCATACGGTCCTCTTTTTCTAGAGTTTTGTATGGGCGGCCAAAGCGGCGCTGGGCTTCTGACTCCCAAATGGCGTTATAGGCAGCTTCTAGTTCGTTGTAGACTCCTAGGTAGGTAGTATAATCAGTTCCATCATCATTTTGCAGCGAAATCACTGCTGCTCTGGGGTTATCTGACATACTAGGGTCAGAGCCATTATTAGTGATAAAACGAATTGCTTTTTCCTTAAGGCTTTCTACAGGAAAGCCAGGCTCTCCTTCTACAGCAAGCTGATTAGCCCCATTGATCACCACCTCTAAAACGTTACGAGAGTTTTTATCCTGTGGGTCCACGGGTTCATCTACCCATTGGGGGAGAGTCACCTGTAGTCCAGAATCCGTTTGAATAGTCGTAGTAACGAGGAAGAAA
This window contains:
- a CDS encoding ExbD/TolR family protein, whose amino-acid sequence is MSKFKKNKKKDAPGITTASLPDIVFMLLCFFMVVTKMRDADVKVRVRIPQATELEKLEKKSMVSHIFIGPPSPIYQAQFGSAPKIQLNDAFATPDDIMQFVNVERSAINPERHNEMTCAMKIDGEVKMGLITDVKTELRRANFRRVSYLANKRSN
- a CDS encoding ExbD/TolR family protein, with translation MAERQIPEINAGSMADIAFLLLVFFLVTTTIQTDSGLQVTLPQWVDEPVDPQDKNSRNVLEVVINGANQLAVEGEPGFPVESLKEKAIRFITNNGSDPSMSDNPRAAVISLQNDDGTDYTTYLGVYNELEAAYNAIWESEAQRRFGRPYKTLEKEDRMAIREDYPKFLSEAEPTRFD